The genome window ATCTTTTAAGTTCTCAATCTCAATAATATCCATGTTACGGCCAGTTAAAATATTACTGGCGGTTTCATGAGCTCGACCTAATGTACTGCTGTATCCGGCGATAAAATCGACATCTTCTAAACCTAAACCAAGGCTGCGTGCATCATAGCGCCCTTTGGTTGTAAGCTGAGCATTACCGCCTCCACCAATGGTCATTTCTTTAATATTAGAATAAGTTTGTCCATGTCTAACAAGGTAAAAATAAAGGGCATCGCTATCTGATGTAGCTAAAGCACTGGTGGAGGTTATTGAAATAATTATATAAAATAACAAAAGAAACTTGGTTTTAATTCTTTTCATGTTTGCACCTATAATTTATTTATAATGCCATTCTTAGTGGCATAATTAACCTGTCTACCAATTGATTAATAAGAAATTGGCGCCCCCAATCTAAGTAAAATGAATTAGGATTAATTGTATTGTTTAGCCAGATATTTTTGAAAATGGCGTAAAAAACAAAGTAGGTAAGATGGCTATCACAAAATGACTATTTATTTTGTGATTATTTTAATTTTAGTGATCTTGAGTGAATAATTTGCTTTTCATTTACTAATGTCAGGTTGCTTGATTACAAAAGAGAAGCGGTTTGCTTGGGAATAAGCAACAGTGTAGTTCTTGCTAATCCATTCGTTATGGTATAATTACTGTACATAACAACCAAGATGTCGCATCTCACTCTGGATTTATATCTCTATTTTTTAATCCATTTTGCATTGGATAAATCAGCAATGAACATTAGTCAGCTTAAAAGTTTTGTTGAAGTGGTTAGAAGTGATTTCAATATCACCAACGCGGCTGAAAAATTATATACCTCTCAGCCGACTGTCAGTAAGCAACTTAAAATATTGGAAGATGAACTGAACGTTTCATTATTCAATCGGAAAAATAATAACTTATTGTCTCTTAGCCCGATTGGTGAGAAAGTTCATCACGTCGCGTGTGATATTCTGGCGCAGTTCGATAAAATTAAAAGTATCGTTTCACATGAAGATACCACGATAAAACAAAATCTTCATATCGCAACCACACACACACAAATCCGCTATAAATTACCCCAAGTGATTGAACGTTTTAACGCACGTTATCCCAATATCTCACTGCATTTTCACCAAGGGGCTCCCGCCCAAATTGCAGAAATGGTGAATAATGGGGATGTGGACTTTGCTATTGCGACCGAATCTATGCACCTTTATGATGACTTATTGGTGATGCCTTGCTACCAATGGTCGCGCAGTATTATTGTGCCCCATGACCACCCGCTAGCTCAATGTGAACAGCTCTCTATTGAAGACCTTGCTGGTTACCCATTAATTACCTATGTATTTGGTTTTACCGGGCATTCAAAACTTGACCAAGTTTTTTACCAACATAAATTAACGCCAAATGTTGTTTTAACTGCGGTAGATACCGAAATTATTAAATACTATGTAAAACGTGGTGCTGGGGTAGGTATTATTTCAACGGTTGCTTTTGACCCAGAGGAAGATAGCGAGACATTACGCTGTATTGATATCAGCCATTTAGTGAAGCCAAGTTATACACATGTATGCATTAACCGGCATATGCATTTAAAAGATTATATGTATGATTTTATCTCTAATTATGCACCTCACCTTGATTTGAACTATATTCATCAGCCGAATCAATGGGTGCCTACAGAACAAAGTGAGCGAGATAGGTTGTATAGAGAATTACCTGAGCTATAAGAAAAAAGCCGAGTAATATGATTTACTCGGCTTTGAAATTGCTGTGTGTGTTATTTTTATCCTAACGAGTGGCAATATTAATAAAAATTTGAGCGCCAATCAGCAAACAATCGTCATCAACAAAATAAGGGTTAGCGTGTAAATAATTATTAATCCCTTTTGCTTGATTACCACTTCCTAAAAAGTACATGGCACCGAGTTTATCTTTAGTGGCATTGATCATATAACTGAAGTCTTCACTACCCGTCATTGGCTTACCATTCGCATCAATCTGTTCAGTAGGTAAGAATGCAGCAGCAGCATCATAAATCACTTTTGCGGCTTGCGGGTGATTGACGACAGCGGGATAACCGCTTGCTTCTAATGTGGTTTTTAAACCCGCCGGCTTCACTACGAGCGACAATTTCATGAAAGCTGGCTTTTAAAATTTTGTCGGTTTCTTCATCCATTGAACGGATGGTACCGCGTGCCTGAACATGATCAGCCAACGCATTTGGAATAGTTCCACCGTTAATCATTCCACAACCAAATACGGCAGGGCTGAAAGGATCGGTTTTTTTGGCAACAATGTAGTCCATATAATCAATGATACGTGTTGCTTCTCGGATAGCATCTAACCCTTTATGAGGGGTTGAGCCGTGGGCTGAAACGCCATGAACATCTAGCGTCCACGCTGAGCCATAAGAGGACATAACCCCGGAATTGAATTTAATATAACCCGTTTCAAAAGCGGCATCATTATGTAAGCCGTATACTTCATCAACACCTTCCATACAGCCCATTTCTACCATTTTGTTAGCGCCCGGTACTCGCATGTCTTCTTCGGCCATTTGGAAGATAAAACGGACGTTATGAGTGAGTTCAGAACGGTTTTCGCTAAGGTATTTTGCTGCCGTTAAGGCGATGGTCATGTGGGTATCATGGCCACAGTTATGAGCGCAACCTTCATGGACAGAGCTGTGCTCATTGCATGTTAAATCAGGCATTTCAAGGCCGTCAATATCGGTACGATAGGCAATCAAGCGCTTTGCTGGGTCGATAATCAATTCAGCGGTAAAACCGGTGTAACCTTCAAATAAACGGATGTTATAGCCAAAGCTTTCCATCAATTCACGGCAATATTGTGAGGTTTTGAATTCTTGCCCAGATAATTCAGGGATCTTATGTAAATCCTGACGTGTTTTTTTGCTAAACGTTTCTAAAGCAAAGAGCTTTTCACTGATATTGTATTTATTGGTCATTACGTTTTATCCCGTATACAAAAAGCGTTTTTAATGCTGTTAAGGAGCCCCTGGTGTGAGCATGAATAAGAAACAGCGTACTCATTTAATTTATGTATATTTTAAGCGCTAGATTCAGAAATAAATCACTTCTGATAGATGTTATTTTATCTAACAATTCATAGAGTGAATTTTAACGTGGATATTAAAAAAGTGAGCGTGATGGAGATCGTATTTATATCATATCAGTATTGCATGGCTCATGAATAATAAGGATGGTAATTTAATAAAATAATCATCAGGAAATGCAAAAATAATTAAATTCCTTTAATATCAGTATTTTAAATTTGTATTTTCTGGTTTTTATATTAAGGATTTTTATATTTAAGAGAGGCGGTTATTGAGTTTACGCTAAATTTTATTATTTGAAATAGGACGTAGATAGCATGGTTTTACAAATTATTTTACATGAGATGACGAATATAAAGTATATTGAATTAATGAGAGGGGAAACTATAAAGATAGGATTAAAGCTGGAAAGATTATATGCCCCTTATTGCGATTAACGCATTAATAAGGGACATGTTTCTATAATTAGTTCTTAAAAGAGCCAATAAATGAGAGATATTCCTCTTTGCTCATCAATGGGGTGTAATCAGCTAACATTTCGTCAGCTTGGGATGCATCATCAAATAATAGGTCAATAATTGCCATTGCCATCATTTGCGCAGGGCGGATGTAGGCCATATCATCATCAAAAACAACGTAATCTTTACCGTGCAAGCCACCGCGAATTGCGCCAATCCACGGGTGACTCACTGGCATGATATGTGATAAGTCACCTGTATCTGTGCTTCCAGTCATATGGCCAGCAACCCAAACATTTTCTTCGCCAATCAAGTCGTGGGCATTGTGCTGCAATAAGTCGTTTAACGTATCGTTGTTATATAGCGGCAGGTAACCCGGTAAATCTTTGACTTCTACTTCTGCACCGACTGACATTGCGCCAGCAACCAATGCGCGAGTAATACGCTCATTCGCATCAATCATTGCGGGAACATTTGACGCTCGGACATAACTTTCCATACGGACATCACTTGGGGTGACATTCACTAAATCACCGCCTTGTGTGATGATAGGATGGAAACGAATATAATCTTTTTCTTGGAAGGTTTCGCGAATTGCATTCACCCCCATGATCCCCATCATTGCCGCATTGAGTGCATTAACGCCCAGATGAGGGGCCGCCGCCGCATGGGATGCTTTGCCTTTGTAGTTAATCAGCTTGCCAATAAACCCATTGGTGGTGGTCGACATTTCAATAAAACCAGTCTCACGTTCAGGTTTGACACTGGTTAAATGAATTTGCATTGCCATATCGATATCATCAAACTCACCAAGAGATATCAGCTCAGGTTTACCGCCGATATAACTGATTTTTCCTTGCTCAATCAGTTTATTACGATAAGCTAGTTCAACATATTCCTCTGCGGGAACGGCGAAAGGAACGACGTCTCCCGCGAGGTATTGCATAGCACCTGACTTAACCAGACCAATAGTGACTGCCATCATGTTAGCTATTTGTGCATTGTGCCCGCAGCAATGGGCAGCGCCCGTTAAATCATCAGCTTCTGGGTGCTCCGCACAAATAATTGCATCGAGCTCACCAATCACAGCAATACTATGTTTACTCCCTTTTCCACCCTTAAGGCGAGCCTTAACCCCCGTCAATGCGAGTTGGTTACGGTAATTAACGCCTAAGGCAGAAAATGCAGCTTCCACTTTTTTTGCTGTTTTAACTTCCTTATAGCCGAGCTCAGGTTCTGCCCAAATATCTTCAGCCAATTTTTTGATATCCCCTTTATGGGATGCAATTGTCTCGCAGACGATGGCTTTCAATTGGTCTTTGGTCATTGTCATGGTAAATATTTCCTATTGTTAGATAACGCCGCTCCATGAAAGTGTCACTTGACCAATAAGTGCAGCGAATAAGAATGTTCCCGTAAAGACCGCCAGTGAAACTGGGATGATCCGCCATGAAATGGCTTTAAATTTGTCGATATCTTTACCGAGTGAAAGACCAGCAAAGGCAAGTACTGTCGTACTGATGACGGCAAGTGAGATTTTACCTGTCATTGCGATCATTTCTTTATCGTAAGGGAATAACGGTGAACACAAACCTGCAGCAATCAAAGATACCCAGAAAATCACAGGTAACTTACCTAATGGTGGGATTTGTGCAATTAAGTATGCCACAAATGACATACCTCCTAATAATGCCATGGCGATAAGTGAGTCACTAAAGACTGCGCCAAAGCTACCACGGCCATAAATTGAACCGCCGAGTGCATCACCCAGTGAAGTGAAGATGATGACTAACACGATGATTATTGCAATTTCTGCCATCTTTTTCATGATCTTATATCCTTATTCTGTATCTGCTGATGCGGTTGCACGTTTTTCTTTTCAATTTGTTATACAAGAAAGAGGCAAACGGTAAGGAGAAGAAGATGTAGATGTACAGACCTAATACCGAAGACATCAAGTTTGCAGAGGATGAGAATGCTTGAATATCTGCGGCGTGTTCAGGATAAAGTTCCAATAATGGGGCAACAGATGCTGCTAGCATCGAACCACTACCCACACCAGCACCCATGGCTAAAGCAAGTGGGCTCATAATATCGAGTCCTGCGATAACACTGGCGATAACACCCATCCAAACCGCACCGTATAACGTCCCGCAAATATACATTGCCATAACGCCGCGGCCTTCTGGTGAACTTAAACCATATTTGGCTTCGATAATGGCAATATTGGGTTCACGACCGATAGAGTAGGTGGCACCAACAGCCTCACGGCCCATGCCTAACATGATAGCAAGTGGTAAACCGAGCAAAATAGTACCGATAAAGTGACCGACTTCTTGCAAGATTAATGCGCCACCGGCTTGAATTATTTTTTCCCAAGATGCACCAACGGAGGTGCTTAATTTTGCAATTAAGATAACTAACGCAACACTCATTATCGAGCTCGCGTGTGCCATATTTTTTTCGCTAAGGATTTTGAATTTTGGAAAACTGATAATACCACCCATCAACATGGAATAAAGCATTGGAAAAACCATGACTAAACTGATTTTAATTTGCCCTATAGCTTCCGAAAGAAGAATGATAAGTAAGCTAACCAAAAGCAACTTACTATCTTTTAATATACCCATAGTGTTACCTTTCATTGGAAATGTTTTTAAGAGTTTTTCGTATATATTTATAATAAAAATGCATCATTTTCGTATTCATACTATCCATGAAACTATTTTCCTGACAATATTCCGAAAGTCTCTTAGACATGCCGAAAAGGCATGGTTAAAATCAATAAATTAATATTTATTAATAAAGATGTAGTTATTGAAATGTTTTGCATTTTCATATTAAAAATATTTTTATTTTTCAGATTGATACAAATTATTATTAATTATTTAACATGCTGTTTCATAAGTAATTTTGATTTTTTGGTGTGTTAATGCGAGAAATTATCAAATACCCAGTAAATGTGAGGTTGTTCAGGTTTTATTTATTTTTTTATGGCAAGGTTTTATTTTTACTAAATTTATATAATGATAAAAATTGAATTTTAATTGGAGGTTGTTATGGTTTCTTTGGGCTTTTATTTTTATTTTGGTCTGAATTTAATTTGATTATTAGAGTAATAAACTGATTTGTTTTTGCTGATTTTATTCAAAAAAATTTGATAAATTACAATAATATTGTATTTGGCAGTGATATTTGACATGGATCTCAATTCTGAATATTTCTTAATTTGAAAGCAATAAATGAGTCGAAATTTTATTTTAGTCTATTTGCTGAAATTCATGTTATCCGTAACATGTTTACCTGTTATTTGTTTATTGAATATCGAAAAATATAAAGGCACGAATTGCGCGAACAAAAAAGTGTTTGTTGTTAATTTACACTAAGTCGTCTTTTTATCGCAGCGGCATTGTGAACGGCAAACCAAAAGAAAGGTGTTTATGACTATTACGTTAAAAGATATCACCAAAGATAATTGGGTGGATATCATCTGTCTTGAAATAACTAAAGAACAGGAAGACTTTGTGGCTCTTAACTCAGAGTCAATCGCAGCCTCAAAATTTTTTGATTACTATATTAATCGTGGTATCTATGTTGATAATGAGCCCGTTGGTTTTGTTCAATATTATTCAAACCATGAAAATGGTCGGCCCGAAGAGGTTTTTATTGGCCAATTGATGATTGATATTAAACACCAAAGAAAAGGCTTTGGTTCTCTGGCTATTCCACTTGTTCTCGATGAAATAAAAAGCTTAGGTAAATATCAATCAGTATCAATTTGTTATATCGAAGGCAATGACATGATGAAACCATTTTTTGAACAGTTTGGTTTTTCCGTTGTTGACCAAGATGAATTTGATGAAACCATTATGCGGCTAGTTTTTTAGTGCTGAAATGACGAATATCCGCTCCAACTTATAGTTAGCAGCGGATATTTGTAGAGCGATAAACCTACAATATTTATCTAAAATTGCGCATTTAATCCTAAGCGTAGTGTGCGCCCGGGGGCTGGCATCATACTGCGCGTCAGTGGGTCGATATAATAACGGTCAGTTAAGTTGGTCACTAAGAATTCGACATTAATATTTTTGTCAATTTGGTAACTTGCGTAGGCATCTGCAGTAAAGGTAGGCGTCCAGTGCATTGGGCTATTATTCGCCATCGAATAACTCCCCGGGAACTGCTGCATCAGTTTGCGTTCATCTTTATTTTGTACGCTACTGGTATAACGTAAGCGTGTTCCCACTTCGAGGGCCTCATCCATAAAGCGCATGCCTAGGTTGGAATTTATGGCATATTTAGGCTGTAATTGTGTACGTAAAAAACCGCCAGGGAAACCTGCAGTTGTACATTGGGAGATATTATAGCGATTAGCCGGGTCAAGATTGGCTGGAGCCGAATCATCACAGACTTCATTTTTGAGGCGGTAATCGACACCAATATCCATAAATACACCACCATTATCATAGCGTGCCAAAGCTTCAATTCCTGCTGTTTTATGTTCTTTTACTTGAACAAAATTAAGACGTCCATCACGGTCAAAAGCATTTTCAATGACAGTATGGTAATAGCCTATTTTCACGTCAGCGTGGCGTTCAGCGCCGAGTAAACCTTGTAAATTACGTGAATAACCAAATTCAAAGGTTTTTGCACGTTCGGGTTTAAATAACATTTTCTCTTTACGGGCTTCACTTTCCCCTGCAAACCCAATGCTGTTTTCAAAAATACTCGGTAAGCGAACCGTCTCTATATAGCGTGCATAAACCCGGTCGTTATCAGATAACCAAATATTGGCACCAAAAGCGGGAGCCCAGCCATGGCTTTTTTGTTTGCCTGAGAATTTCCATTTTTCTTCTTCAGTGAGTTCGCGCTTGATATCATCGGCTGGGTGTGAATAACTTGAACCATAGACATAAACTTCCTTGCCAGTAACAGGGTCAACAGCACGAGCTTGAGAGTCAAAAGTACCGTTATGGAAAGGGTTTGTTTTGGTGGTATAGCGCCCATCGCTATCTGATTTCCATTCGGCGCGGAAATTAACGTCTAAAACACCATTTTCTTCTGGGCGCTGAGCGTTGTTTCTTTTAGTAATAAAAACGGTATAGTCGGTATCTTCCAACCCTAATGTTTTAAGTAATATTTGGCTGTTTTTATAACCACCATTAAACGCTTGGTAGCCATTGGCAACAGCCTCGTTATACTCTTCTTTGGTTAAAATTCGGTTGTAATTTATTTGTTTAGCAAGGCGCTCGTCAGGGTTTTGGAAGCCCTTGGTGCGATTGCGCATTTGTTCTTTTAAATAATCATCTTCTGTCCAGCCATCAATATATTTTGCGCCCGCATCCAGTTCTAACCAGCTCGTTGGGCGATAGTTAAAGTTAAAGGCAATACTGGTTTCTTGGCGATGACCTTTACGAGGAAGGGCAATAAAAGGGCTGGCGGTTTGAGATGGCGGTACGTCGTTAGAGTCCAATTTTTCTTTGAGCATTGAACCGCGGATCGTTAAATCAAGATCGGGCGTGAGTGCCATGGTATTGCGCAAATTAAAGCCAATACGGTCATTCTCAGAGTTAGTTGCTGCGGTATTAATTAATGAACCATCAATGTTAGGGGCTTTTCCACCACCATAACCATACTCGAAGCCCCAATCGCGTTCTTTGGGTTCTCGTGGGTAGCCACCTGAGGTATTGGTATCCCCTACGGAATGGGTCATCCACACATTTGCGTTTAGGTCAATCCATTGATTATCTTCAGGTTTCCATTTATATTCGGCATTATAAGCATTGACCGTAAAGTGAGCTAATGGCCATTGGGGTAATACTTGTTTTCCTTCAAGCTCAGCAAATCCTAAACGTGATGGCATGATTTCACCATAGGTGCTTTCACTTCGGCGAAAACCAAGATGTAATGTTTGGTTTTCAGTGAGATATAAATTAGTTTTAACTAAATAGGATTCCAACTCATTGGAGGTATTCGTAACTTCTTTTCCGGGGCGAAATACATTGGCAGCAAAAGGTAAGTAAGGGTCTGGACCAAGCTGTTGCTGTACTGTTTGTTGTTCATTTAATTGAACCGATTCTTTATAACGGTGAGCGCCATTTTTCCCCGCAAAATAATTACCTTGCCGGCGATAAGCATAGGCGGCCATTAAATCAAACTTTTCCTGTCGAGTCCCAACCGCTATTCTTCCGCCATTATCTTTAAAATTAAAGAATTGAGCGCTTCCTCGGGATTTCGGTGTGATGTTGACGACTGGATCAGAGAAAACATAGTTATTATTTTTATAAATCTCAGGGTGATCTCGGTAATCTTCGCCATAACCAAAGTGGGGAACACGCTCACGAGTAGAATTGCTGCTGGTTTCTAGTTTTAAGCTGACACCAAACTTTTCGCCCGGAGCAACAACGTCATCTATTCCTATGGTTCTGATGGCTATTCCACCGCCAACAGAGGTTTTTATATCACCAGCAAGAGAACCACTTTTTTCAATCTCAATGCTACTAATGAGGTTTGGGTCCACATAGTTACGGTTGTTTGCCCCATTGTAACCCCGATAAACGGTTAACGACTGTTCTGTGCCGTCAACCGTGACAGGAACACGTTCTTGCCCTTGAATGCCTCGAATATTCGGGTCTAACGCGCC of Providencia rettgeri contains these proteins:
- the cysB_1 gene encoding Cys regulon transcriptional activator, coding for MNISQLKSFVEVVRSDFNITNAAEKLYTSQPTVSKQLKILEDELNVSLFNRKNNNLLSLSPIGEKVHHVACDILAQFDKIKSIVSHEDTTIKQNLHIATTHTQIRYKLPQVIERFNARYPNISLHFHQGAPAQIAEMVNNGDVDFAIATESMHLYDDLLVMPCYQWSRSIIVPHDHPLAQCEQLSIEDLAGYPLITYVFGFTGHSKLDQVFYQHKLTPNVVLTAVDTEIIKYYVKRGAGVGIISTVAFDPEEDSETLRCIDISHLVKPSYTHVCINRHMHLKDYMYDFISNYAPHLDLNYIHQPNQWVPTEQSERDRLYRELPEL
- the amaA gene encoding N-acyl-L-amino acid amidohydrolase, with translation MTNKYNISEKLFALETFSKKTRQDLHKIPELSGQEFKTSQYCRELMESFGYNIRLFEGYTGFTAELIIDPAKRLIAYRTDIDGLEMPDLTCNEHSSVHEGCAHNCGHDTHMTIALTAAKYLSENRSELTHNVRFIFQMAEEDMRVPGANKMVEMGCMEGVDEVYGLHNDAAFETGYIKFNSGVMSSYGSAWTLDVHGVSAHGSTPHKGLDAIREATRIIDYMDYIVAKKTDPFSPAVFGCGMINGGTIPNALADHVQARGTIRSMDEETDKILKASFHEIVARSEAGGFKNHIRSKRLSRCRQSPASRKSDL
- the abgB gene encoding Aminobenzoyl-glutamate utilization protein B, with amino-acid sequence MTMTKDQLKAIVCETIASHKGDIKKLAEDIWAEPELGYKEVKTAKKVEAAFSALGVNYRNQLALTGVKARLKGGKGSKHSIAVIGELDAIICAEHPEADDLTGAAHCCGHNAQIANMMAVTIGLVKSGAMQYLAGDVVPFAVPAEEYVELAYRNKLIEQGKISYIGGKPELISLGEFDDIDMAMQIHLTSVKPERETGFIEMSTTTNGFIGKLINYKGKASHAAAAPHLGVNALNAAMMGIMGVNAIRETFQEKDYIRFHPIITQGGDLVNVTPSDVRMESYVRASNVPAMIDANERITRALVAGAMSVGAEVEVKDLPGYLPLYNNDTLNDLLQHNAHDLIGEENVWVAGHMTGSTDTGDLSHIMPVSHPWIGAIRGGLHGKDYVVFDDDMAYIRPAQMMAMAIIDLLFDDASQADEMLADYTPLMSKEEYLSFIGSFKN
- a CDS encoding Protein of uncharacterised function (DUF3100) — its product is MGILKDSKLLLVSLLIILLSEAIGQIKISLVMVFPMLYSMLMGGIISFPKFKILSEKNMAHASSIMSVALVILIAKLSTSVGASWEKIIQAGGALILQEVGHFIGTILLGLPLAIMLGMGREAVGATYSIGREPNIAIIEAKYGLSSPEGRGVMAMYICGTLYGAVWMGVIASVIAGLDIMSPLALAMGAGVGSGSMLAASVAPLLELYPEHAADIQAFSSSANLMSSVLGLYIYIFFSLPFASFLYNKLKRKTCNRISRYRIRI
- the bltD_1 gene encoding Spermine/spermidine acetyltransferase, coding for MTITLKDITKDNWVDIICLEITKEQEDFVALNSESIAASKFFDYYINRGIYVDNEPVGFVQYYSNHENGRPEEVFIGQLMIDIKHQRKGFGSLAIPLVLDEIKSLGKYQSVSICYIEGNDMMKPFFEQFGFSVVDQDEFDETIMRLVF
- a CDS encoding Probable TonB-dependent receptor HI_1217 precursor; protein product: MYKYKLTPITTAIITALFIPTTALGEKEEHIGTITVQDSAKTIKERDQQGYDDQYDAKGSKIYLGKDLVERYKGTSTADVLNSAVGVYSGDARNSGALDPNIRGIQGQERVPVTVDGTEQSLTVYRGYNGANNRNYVDPNLISSIEIEKSGSLAGDIKTSVGGGIAIRTIGIDDVVAPGEKFGVSLKLETSSNSTRERVPHFGYGEDYRDHPEIYKNNNYVFSDPVVNITPKSRGSAQFFNFKDNGGRIAVGTRQEKFDLMAAYAYRRQGNYFAGKNGAHRYKESVQLNEQQTVQQQLGPDPYLPFAANVFRPGKEVTNTSNELESYLVKTNLYLTENQTLHLGFRRSESTYGEIMPSRLGFAELEGKQVLPQWPLAHFTVNAYNAEYKWKPEDNQWIDLNANVWMTHSVGDTNTSGGYPREPKERDWGFEYGYGGGKAPNIDGSLINTAATNSENDRIGFNLRNTMALTPDLDLTIRGSMLKEKLDSNDVPPSQTASPFIALPRKGHRQETSIAFNFNYRPTSWLELDAGAKYIDGWTEDDYLKEQMRNRTKGFQNPDERLAKQINYNRILTKEEYNEAVANGYQAFNGGYKNSQILLKTLGLEDTDYTVFITKRNNAQRPEENGVLDVNFRAEWKSDSDGRYTTKTNPFHNGTFDSQARAVDPVTGKEVYVYGSSYSHPADDIKRELTEEEKWKFSGKQKSHGWAPAFGANIWLSDNDRVYARYIETVRLPSIFENSIGFAGESEARKEKMLFKPERAKTFEFGYSRNLQGLLGAERHADVKIGYYHTVIENAFDRDGRLNFVQVKEHKTAGIEALARYDNGGVFMDIGVDYRLKNEVCDDSAPANLDPANRYNISQCTTAGFPGGFLRTQLQPKYAINSNLGMRFMDEALEVGTRLRYTSSVQNKDERKLMQQFPGSYSMANNSPMHWTPTFTADAYASYQIDKNINVEFLVTNLTDRYYIDPLTRSMMPAPGRTLRLGLNAQF